A genomic segment from uncultured Alistipes sp. encodes:
- a CDS encoding penicillin-binding transpeptidase domain-containing protein — protein MRDSESFLRMRTLQVIVIFIFAVLVARLGYIQLFDSRYAELAEANVLRHVVQYPPRGEVFDRNGEYLVQSRECYDLMVIYREIDKRGFDTARLCDVAGISRAKLERELANARVRPRAPRVVTSYIPKEDKLRFDEGNFRGFYTVYRTVRQYPRKIGGNLLGYVSEVNDTYLKRHPEYKVGDYVGMSGVESAYEPELRGTKGVKIQEIDTHGAIKGSYMDGRYDSVPEPGNYLVSTIDARLQLLGEELMRGKVGAAVAIEPSTGEILMMVSSPTYDPDELVGRERGNNYMKMLYNKRKPLFNRAVKAKYPPGSTFKLVQGLIGLQEGVLRPSDLHVCHNGYQAGRLKMACHSHASPLDLRFAVATSCNAYFCYVFRDILDNPRYGNVKEGFDVWKEYVESFGFGRKLDSDFLDEGNGYVPDRAYYDRQYRGSWNSLTVLSLSIGQDALGCTPLQLANLACIIANRGYYYIPHIVKKVEGRDSLDRRFYERHYTKVDPKHFEPIVEGMWRGVNVGGTSTMARLEGWDVCGKTGTAENPRGRDHSTFLSFAPKDNPRIAISVYVENGGFGASAALPIASLLEEYYLTDTIRRPYLLDYVKNMQIHYPAYDK, from the coding sequence ATGAGGGACTCCGAAAGCTTCCTGAGAATGAGGACCCTGCAGGTCATCGTGATCTTCATCTTCGCGGTGCTCGTCGCCCGCCTGGGCTACATTCAGCTCTTCGACTCCCGCTACGCCGAACTCGCCGAAGCCAACGTCCTGCGCCACGTCGTGCAGTACCCCCCGCGCGGCGAAGTCTTCGACCGGAACGGAGAGTACCTCGTCCAGAGCCGCGAATGCTACGACCTGATGGTCATCTACCGCGAAATCGACAAACGGGGATTCGATACCGCCCGCCTCTGCGACGTCGCCGGAATCTCCCGCGCAAAACTCGAACGCGAACTGGCCAATGCCCGGGTCCGCCCGCGGGCCCCCCGCGTGGTGACAAGCTACATCCCCAAGGAGGACAAACTCCGCTTCGACGAGGGCAATTTCCGCGGATTCTACACCGTCTACCGCACCGTGCGGCAGTATCCCCGCAAGATCGGAGGCAACCTCCTCGGGTACGTCAGCGAGGTCAACGACACCTACCTGAAACGACACCCCGAATACAAGGTGGGCGATTACGTGGGCATGAGCGGCGTGGAGTCCGCCTATGAACCCGAACTCCGCGGCACAAAGGGCGTCAAGATCCAGGAGATAGATACCCACGGGGCCATCAAGGGTTCCTACATGGACGGTCGTTACGACTCCGTTCCCGAACCCGGGAACTACCTCGTCAGCACGATCGACGCCCGGCTGCAGCTGCTCGGCGAAGAGCTCATGCGCGGAAAGGTCGGGGCCGCCGTCGCCATCGAACCCTCGACCGGCGAAATCCTCATGATGGTCTCCTCGCCCACCTACGACCCCGACGAGCTGGTCGGACGCGAACGCGGAAACAACTACATGAAGATGCTCTACAACAAGCGCAAACCGCTGTTCAACCGCGCCGTGAAGGCCAAATATCCCCCGGGGTCGACCTTCAAGCTCGTCCAGGGGCTTATCGGGCTGCAGGAGGGCGTGCTCCGGCCCTCGGACCTCCACGTCTGCCACAACGGCTATCAGGCCGGGCGGCTCAAGATGGCCTGCCACTCCCACGCCTCGCCCCTCGACCTGCGCTTCGCCGTCGCCACCTCCTGCAACGCCTACTTCTGCTACGTCTTCCGCGACATCCTCGACAACCCCAGATACGGAAACGTCAAGGAGGGATTCGACGTCTGGAAGGAGTATGTCGAGAGCTTCGGATTCGGCCGCAAACTCGACTCCGACTTCCTCGACGAAGGGAACGGGTACGTCCCCGACCGCGCCTACTACGACCGCCAGTACCGCGGGTCGTGGAACTCGCTCACCGTCCTCTCGCTCTCCATCGGGCAGGATGCCCTCGGATGCACGCCCCTGCAGCTGGCCAACCTCGCCTGCATCATCGCAAACCGAGGCTACTACTACATCCCCCACATCGTCAAGAAGGTCGAGGGGCGCGATTCGCTCGACCGCCGCTTCTACGAACGCCACTACACGAAGGTCGACCCCAAACACTTCGAACCCATCGTCGAGGGCATGTGGCGCGGCGTGAACGTCGGAGGAACCTCCACGATGGCCCGCCTCGAAGGCTGGGACGTCTGCGGAAAGACCGGAACGGCCGAGAACCCCCGCGGCCGCGACCACTCCACGTTCCTCTCCTTCGCACCGAAGGACAACCCGCGGATCGCCATCTCGGTCTATGTCGAAAACGGAGGATTCGGAGCCTCGGCCGCCCTGCCCATCGCCAGCCTCCTCGAAGAGTACTACCTCACGGACACGATCCGCCGACCCTACCTGCTGGATTATGTCAAAAACATGCAAATCCACTACCCCGCCTATGACAAGTAA